Proteins co-encoded in one Papaver somniferum cultivar HN1 chromosome 5, ASM357369v1, whole genome shotgun sequence genomic window:
- the LOC113283623 gene encoding thioredoxin H4-1 gives MGNCCVSKSRDDDEDSYHHKVNFASGNVHLITTQERWEEKLAEAKRDSKIIVANFSASWCGPCRMLAPLFGELSEKYPTLMFLTVDVDDLPELSSSLDIRATPTFFFLKDGQQIDKLVGANKLELLKKIPAALDSAKQS, from the exons ATGGGAAATTGTTGTGTTAGCAAG TCTCGTGATGATGACGAGGATTCTTACCACCATAAGGTAAACTTTGCTAGTGGAAATGTGCATCTTATAACTACCCAAGAACGCTGGGAAGAGAAATTGGCTGAAGCAAAAAGGGATAGCAAGATT ATTGTTGCAAATTTTAGTGCGTCGTGGTGTGGTCCGTGTAGAATGCTTGCTCCTCTCTTTGGCGAGCTGTCTGAGAAATATCCTACTCTTATGTTCCTCACTGTAGATGTGGATGATTTACCT GAACTTAGTTCTTCATTGGATATCCGAGCTACTCCGACTTTCTTTTTTCTCAAAGATGGGCAGCAGATCGATAAGCTTGTGGGGGCTAACAAACTAGAACTTCTAAAGAAGATTCCAGCTGCTCTTGATTCTGCAAAACAAAGCTGa
- the LOC113283622 gene encoding zinc finger protein CONSTANS-LIKE 4-like: MGIQVETRRSAGGGNWSMNTKLCDSCKSATALLFCRADSAFLCMTCDSNIHSANKLASRHERVWMCEVCESAPASVTCKADAASLCVTCDADIHSANPLARRHERVPVVPFFESAISAAASAGNNKISSDLNFLLVPDHFVKGQPNEVVEEDEDDVVDVKTNIHHKADDGDASWLFQNPPSSKLGVVVEAVPDLMLKSGIGVGGVDYLFSDVDSYLDLDYPDIGGEKQFQNQNGSAGSDSVVPVATNPIQNHPAASFNCSENHCYEFDFSKPKPAYSFSTQSVSHSVSSSEVGVVPDSSNCNSMTDISNPFSRKNGMIIDHHHGVMSTSNGMIDTNTVSNGVENAVVVTQLTGLDREARVLRYREKRKNRKFEKTIRYASRKAYAETRPRIKGRFAKRTETEIEADNQMERMYHSNNPSSGGFVIDSGYGIVPSF, encoded by the exons atgggGATTCAAGTTGAAACCAGAAGATCAGCAGGAGGTGGAAATTGGAGTATGAACACCAAACTGTGTGATTCATGTAAATCAGCAACAGCTTTGTTGTTCTGCAGAGCAGATTCAGCTTTTTTATGTATGACTTGTGATTCAAACATTCATTCAGCTAATAAACTAGCATCAAGGCACGAAAGAGTATGGATGTGTGAGGTTTGTGAATCAGCTCCAGCTTCTGTTACTTGTAAAGCTGATGCGGCTTCACTCTGTGTGACTTGTGATGCAGATATTCATTCAGCTAATCCATTAGCACGTCGTCACGAACGTGTTCCGGTGGTTCCGTTTTTCGAATCGGCTATTTCAGCGGCAGCTTCGGCGGGTAATAATAAAATTAGTTCTGATTTGAACTTCTTGCTTGTTCCTGATCATTTTGTTAAGGGACAACcgaatgaagttgttgaagaagatgaagatgatgttgttgatgtcAAGACTAATATTCATCATAAGGCTGATGATGGTGATGCTTCTTGGTTGTTCCAGAACCCTCCGTCGTCTAAGTTAGGTGTGGTGGTGGAAGCTGTACCAGATCTGATGTTGAAATCTGGAATTGGAGTTGGAGGAGTTGATTATTTGTTCTCTGATGTTGATTCGTATCTTGATCTTGATTACCCTGATATCGGTGGAGAGAAACAGTTTCAGAATCAAAATGGTTCTGCTGGTTCTGATTCTGTTGTTCCTGTGGCTACTAATCCGATTCAGAATCATCCTGCTGCCTCGTTCAATTGTTCAGAGAATCATTGCTATGAGTTCGATTTCTCTAAACCTAAACCTGCTTACAGCTTCAGCACTCAATCTGTTAGTCACAGT GTATCGTCATCTGAAGTCGGAGTTGTGCCGGATTCTTCAAACTGCAACTCAATGACAGACATATCAAACCCATTTTCTAGGAAAAACGGTATGATTATCGACCATCATCATGGTGTTATGTCTACTAGTAATGGAATGATTGATACAAATACTGTTAGTAATGGAGTTGAAAATGCAGTAGTTGTAACTCAATTAACTGGTTTAGATCGAGAAGCTAGAGTTTTAAGATACAGAGAGAAACGAAAGAACCGTAAATTTGAGAAAACAATCCGATATGCATCGAGAAAAGCGTATGCCGAAACAAGACCAAGAATTAAAGGTAGGTTTGCGAAACGAACTGAAACTGAGATCGAAGCTGATAATCAAATGGAAAGAATGTATCATTCTAATAATCCTTCTTCGGGGGGTTTTGTGATTGATTCTGGTTATGGTATTGTTCCTTCATTTTAA
- the LOC113280031 gene encoding uncharacterized protein LOC113280031: MVEDNSLESSVIKFVNGKDSIVSSERVPVTSWFRVVQKSSSQKTKTGEGEITVCQVNAASTSTSTQFPGQVNTAPTSTGTQFPKPKVFCSSSFCNKLNLPGMQCMVIHHSISNKKGNIWLFWNKNLPTSSVVSMSSQMVTVDIGGVLVSGVHAHVRVVQRRFLWAKMEVISDLNFPWLAIGDFNAITSVDEKIGGKAPKRSAMMEFNNCLDTCSLMHAPKTGLIYRWSNCQHESKRILCNLDRVVFNQLWLQKFEDWEYKVGLRVASDHAPLLGGCVNIPKLKNAPMRFQKMWLSHPNFMDVVQNFKEVEGKVQEAMLNSDNNPFDEEALDNLVAAQNLHSSKEAQLHTFLKQKSRNKWIKDGAANTGFLHEKLKIRKARNSISELEDQNGNIISDEKKISEELIEYFEQKFKYKEVEDVEHMLNDIPEVRTSDNQEMIEKVPDEEEIKATLFDMDQDCAPGPDGFSSCFYRSCWDIIHQDVVEAIQFCWRRRFIPKGLNSNFLVLIPKTEGARKPSQYSPIVMGNVNFKIFTKILATRIGNLMHKLVSPQQVAYVKGRCIQDQIILASELVNEMSRKRRCGNVALKLDISQAYDSVNWEFLFLVLQKFGFSKKWCESLHILFQSARISVMVNGGPCGFFSVGRGLRQGDTLSPIIFVLMEEALSRRLTQLIKKMIQMKRSEFPDKYLGVVLIQGRVKTSTLWPMVEMMQKKLAAWKGKLLSFQERLVLIKSVLSSIPVYSMAIYKWPTSVIKICERIMRNFLWLGD, encoded by the exons ATGGTGGAAGACAATTCTTTGGAATCAAGTGTGATTAAGTTTGTTAATGGAAAAGATAGCATAGTCTCTTCTGAAAGAGTCCCAGTAACTTCTTGGTTTAGAGTTGTTCagaaatcttcatcacaaaaaacaaaaactggAGAGGGTGAAATTACAGTATGTCAGGTAAATGCTGCTTCTACTTCAACTAGTACACAATTTCCAGGTCAGGTAAATACTGCTCCTACTTCAACTGGTACACAATTCCCAA AACCTAaggttttttgttcttcttctttttgcaatAAGCTGAATTTACCAGGCATGCAATGTATGGTGATTCATCACTCAATTTCAAATAAAAAGGGAAATATATGGTTGTTTTGGAATAAGAATTTACCTACTTCTTCAGTAGTTTCTATGTCAAGTcagatggttacagtggatattGGTGGTGTTCTTGTATCTGGTGTTCATGCTCATGTGAGAGTTGTTCAGAGAAGATTCTTATGGGCAAAGATGGAAGTTATTAGTGATCTAAATTTTCCATGGTTGGCAATTGGAGATTTTAATGCAATTACTTCAGTTGATGAAAAAATTGGTGGTAAAGCTCCAAAAAGAAGTGCAATGATGGAGTTCAATAATTGTCTTGATACTTGTTCACTTATGCATGCTCCTAAAACTGGTCTTATATACCGTTGGTCTAATTGTCAGCATGAAAGTAAAAGAATTTTGTGTAATTTAGACAGAGTTGTGTTTAACCAGTTATGGTTACAAAAATTTGAAGATTGGGAGTATAAAGTTGGTTTAAGAGTGGCTTCAGATCATGCTCCTCTACTAGGTGGTTGTGTCAATATTCCCAAACTAAAAAATGCTCCAATGagatttcaaaaaatgtggttaTCACATCCGAACTTTATGGATGTTGTGCAGAATT TCAAGGAGGTAGAAGGAAAAGTTCAGGAGGCTATGTTAAATTCAGATAATAACCCTTTTGATGAAGAAGCACTAGATAATTTGGTGGCAGCTCAGAATTTGCATAGCTCTAAAGAAGCTCAGTTACATACTTTTCTGAAACAAAAATCAAGGAATAAATGGATTAAAGATGGAGCTGCTAATACAGGTTTCTTACATGAAAAACTCAAGATTAGGAAAGCAAGAAATAGTATCAGTGAGCTTGAGGATCAGAATGGTAATATAATTTCAGACGAAaagaaaatttcagaagaactaaTTGAATATTTTGAACAGAAATTTAAGTATAAGGAAGTGGAAGATGTTGAGCATATGTTGAATGACATTCCAGAAGTGAGAACTAGTGATAATCAGGAAATGATTGAGAAAGttccagatgaagaagaaattaaagccACACTATTTGACATGGACCAAGACTGTGCACCTGGTCCTGATGGATTTTCAAGTTGTTTCTATAGGTCATGCTGGGATATCATACATCAAGATGTAGTGGAAGCAATTCAGTTCTGCTGGAGAAGAAGGTTTATACCCAAAGGTCTCAACTCCAACTTTTTAGTACTTATTCCAAAAACTGAAGGTGCAAGGAAACCAAGTCAATACAGTCCAATTGTCATGGGTAATGTAAACTTCAAAATTTTCACAAAAATTCTGGCAACAAGAATTGGTAATCTAATGCATAAATTGGTCTCTCCTCAGCAAGTGGCTTATGTTAAGGGTAGATGTATTCAAGACCAGATAATATTAGCTTCAGAATTAGTGAATGAAATGTCAAGAAAAAGAAGATGTGGCAATGTAGCTCTTAAGCTTGACATTTCTCAAGCTTATGATTCAGTTAATTGGGAGTTTCTATTTTTGGTTTTGCAGAAATTTGGCTTCTCTAAAAAATGGTGTGAGTCGCTGCATATTTTATTTCAGTCAGCTAGAATATCAGTAATGGTGAATGGTGGGCCTTGTGGTTTCTTCTCTGTTGGAAGAGGATTGAGGCAGGGTGATACTTTATCTCCAATAATTTTTGTGTTAATGGAGGAAGCTTTAAGTAGAAGACTCACTCAACTG ATTAAAAAGATGATTCAAATGAAAAGAAGTGAATTCCCTGACAAGTATTTGGGTGTAGTGCTTATTCAAGGAAGAGTGAAAACCTCCACATTATGGCCAATGGTAGAAATGATGCAAAAGAAACTTGCTGCTTGGAAGGGTAAGTTATTGTCTTTTCAAGAGAGATTAGTACTGATTAAGTCAGTGCTAAGCAGTATTCCTGTGTATAGTATGGCTATCTACAAATGGCCAACTTCAGTCATTAAAATTTGTGAAAGAATTATGAGAAATTTTCTTTGGTTAGGGGATTAA